In Streptomyces sp. NBC_00448, the following are encoded in one genomic region:
- a CDS encoding APC family permease: MSPLPPPDAVSAAADLPGRLAARQGRLTRTLTTPKIVFIVVAAAAPLAAMVFTVPLSFALGAGPGVPALLLLAGLTLLCFSCGYAAISRDIGQGGGFYGYIARGLGRPVAVGAGMVAVVAYNAVAVSLLGAFGYFAQGVAASHGLHLAWEVWAALGLTAVGVLGYRHVELSARALAACMVGEIAILLALDIAVLVEHGPAALPAVSFAPHQVLVPGAGVSVMFAFASFIGFESAALYGEEARDPGRSVPRATLVAVLLVASFYALTSWVAVGAVGPDRVRTTAAAHLGDLFFVLGDRYLGGAASTAMQLLLCTSLFASWLALHNAANRYLLVLGRDRLLPGRLDAVHPRHHAPHRASAVQTALAAAVAAVFAVAGLDPYLNMSTTLLGLGTLGVIALQALASIAVLGYYRRRPGHWWRTRLAPALGAAGLLAATVLVVCNFRVLTGTSNPLVTSLPWLLVVAGAGGSGYALWLRAARPSRYASLAGLAALRALPGGRGAAALPAQRRRGPSRRTTN, translated from the coding sequence ATGTCGCCGTTGCCGCCACCCGACGCCGTATCCGCCGCCGCTGACCTTCCCGGCCGACTCGCCGCGCGCCAGGGGCGGTTGACCCGCACCCTCACCACTCCGAAGATCGTCTTCATCGTCGTCGCCGCCGCGGCCCCGCTGGCCGCGATGGTCTTCACGGTGCCGCTCTCCTTCGCGCTGGGCGCCGGCCCCGGGGTCCCGGCGCTCCTGCTCCTCGCCGGGCTGACCCTGCTCTGCTTCTCCTGCGGGTACGCAGCGATCAGCCGCGACATCGGCCAAGGCGGCGGCTTCTACGGGTACATCGCGCGCGGCCTGGGCCGGCCGGTCGCGGTCGGCGCCGGGATGGTCGCGGTCGTGGCGTACAACGCGGTCGCGGTGTCGCTGCTGGGCGCGTTCGGGTACTTCGCCCAAGGCGTCGCCGCTTCCCACGGGTTGCACCTCGCGTGGGAGGTGTGGGCCGCGCTGGGGCTCACGGCGGTCGGCGTACTCGGCTACCGCCACGTCGAGTTGAGCGCCCGAGCGCTGGCGGCGTGCATGGTCGGGGAGATCGCGATCCTGCTCGCGCTGGACATCGCGGTGCTGGTCGAGCACGGCCCGGCCGCGCTGCCCGCCGTGTCGTTCGCCCCGCACCAGGTCCTGGTCCCGGGCGCCGGGGTCTCCGTGATGTTCGCCTTCGCGTCGTTCATCGGCTTCGAGTCCGCCGCGCTCTACGGCGAGGAGGCGCGCGACCCGGGCCGGAGCGTGCCGCGCGCGACGCTCGTCGCGGTGCTGCTGGTCGCCTCGTTCTACGCGCTCACCAGCTGGGTCGCGGTGGGCGCGGTCGGGCCGGACCGGGTCCGTACCACCGCCGCCGCGCACCTCGGCGACCTCTTCTTCGTCCTCGGCGACCGCTACCTGGGCGGCGCCGCCTCCACCGCCATGCAACTCCTGCTCTGCACCAGCCTGTTCGCGAGCTGGCTGGCCCTGCACAACGCCGCCAACCGCTACCTGCTGGTGCTCGGGCGGGACCGGCTGCTGCCCGGCCGGCTCGACGCGGTGCACCCGCGGCACCACGCTCCGCACCGGGCGAGCGCCGTGCAGACCGCGCTGGCCGCCGCCGTGGCGGCGGTGTTCGCCGTGGCCGGCCTCGACCCGTACCTGAACATGTCCACCACCCTGCTCGGCCTGGGCACCCTCGGGGTCATCGCGCTCCAGGCCCTCGCCTCGATCGCGGTGCTCGGCTACTACCGGAGGCGGCCCGGCCACTGGTGGCGGACCCGGCTCGCCCCCGCGCTGGGCGCCGCCGGGCTGCTCGCCGCCACCGTGCTGGTCGTGTGCAACTTCCGCGTTCTGACCGGTACTTCGAACCCGCTCGTGACGTCCTTGCCCTGGCTGCTGGTCGTGGCGGGCGCGGGCGGCAGCGGCTACGCCCTGTGGCTGCGCGCCGCCCGCCCGAGCCGCTACGCGAGCCTCGCGGGACTCGCGGCGCTGCGGGCGCTCCCGGGTGGCAGGGGCGCGGCAGCCCTGCCGGCGCAGCGGCGCCGCGGGCCGTCCCGCCGGACCACCAACTGA
- a CDS encoding alpha/beta fold hydrolase, which translates to MEQLDLSAGPVAYEDTGGDGPVVVLVHGLLMDGSLWDDVVADLRTDHRCVVPTLPLGAHTLPMREDADLSPRGLARLLGEFLERLELDDVTLVGNDTGGALVQLLLVAGAPRVGRVVLASCDAFDNFPPGLTGRTVVATGKLPPALFGLFMRQIRIKPLRRLPVSFGWLTKRGDAATARWIKPLLARPAIRRDTVRILRGISAHRGALTEAAAELAGYDRPALVVWAEQDKVMPPEHGRRLAELLPRATLVTIPDSYTLLPLDQPAALARTLREWTPT; encoded by the coding sequence ATGGAACAGCTCGACCTTTCGGCCGGACCCGTCGCGTACGAGGACACCGGCGGGGACGGCCCTGTCGTGGTGCTGGTGCACGGGCTGCTGATGGACGGTTCGCTCTGGGACGACGTCGTGGCCGACCTGCGGACGGACCACCGCTGCGTGGTGCCGACGCTGCCGCTGGGCGCGCACACGCTGCCGATGCGCGAGGACGCCGACCTGTCGCCGCGGGGCCTCGCTCGGCTGCTCGGCGAGTTCCTGGAACGGCTGGAACTCGACGACGTCACCCTCGTCGGCAACGACACCGGCGGCGCGCTGGTCCAGCTCCTGCTCGTCGCGGGCGCGCCGCGGGTGGGCCGGGTGGTGCTCGCCTCCTGCGACGCGTTCGACAACTTCCCGCCCGGCCTCACCGGCCGGACCGTCGTCGCCACCGGGAAGCTGCCGCCCGCCCTCTTCGGCCTGTTCATGCGGCAGATACGGATCAAGCCGCTGCGCCGGCTGCCGGTCTCGTTCGGATGGCTGACCAAGCGCGGTGACGCCGCCACCGCCCGCTGGATCAAGCCGCTGCTCGCCCGGCCCGCCATCCGGCGCGACACCGTACGGATACTGCGCGGCATCTCCGCCCACCGCGGCGCGCTCACCGAGGCCGCGGCCGAACTGGCCGGCTACGACCGGCCCGCCCTGGTGGTCTGGGCCGAGCAGGACAAGGTCATGCCGCCGGAGCACGGCCGCCGCCTGGCCGAACTCCTGCCCCGCGCCACCCTCGTGACCATCCCGGACAGCTACACCCTCCTCCCGCTCGACCAGCCCGCCGCCCTGGCCCGCACTCTCCGCGAGTGGACCCCGACCTGA
- a CDS encoding helix-turn-helix transcriptional regulator gives MSSPVARREAVRDIEAICRLDLGSRELRRRIADRLTRLVPADSYCFGTIDPTTLLITDDVSVGLTSAVAAAAVHNEYLVDDVLKFSVLAHSKVPAGTLSAATGGDPESSHRYRSVLPMIDARHELRASFVRDHRCWGAIALFRGGGRPDFTPADVDVLRRLSAPVATALRRTVHRAPGGDPAPGPAEAGVFLLDQDLRLLSENPAAKLWRDELVSSGTELPVAVLEVAALGKRTTLPAHGRLRGGSGRWLSVHASPLSGGPHPAVLAVTMHPAPAADVAEVLLLAYGLTPRERDVLARVVAGLPSRVIAAELHITAATVQDHLKSVFAKTGVRSRRELVATILDL, from the coding sequence GTGAGTTCCCCGGTGGCCCGGCGCGAGGCCGTGCGTGACATCGAGGCGATCTGCCGTCTCGACCTCGGCTCCCGGGAGCTGCGACGCCGGATCGCCGACCGGCTGACGCGGCTCGTCCCGGCCGACTCCTACTGTTTCGGCACGATCGACCCGACGACGTTGCTGATCACCGACGACGTGAGCGTCGGCCTCACGTCAGCCGTGGCCGCGGCGGCCGTGCACAACGAGTACCTGGTGGACGACGTCCTGAAGTTCTCGGTGCTCGCCCACTCCAAGGTGCCCGCGGGCACGCTCAGCGCGGCCACCGGCGGCGACCCGGAGTCCAGCCACCGGTACCGGTCCGTGCTGCCGATGATCGACGCGCGGCACGAGCTGCGGGCGAGCTTCGTGCGCGACCACCGGTGCTGGGGCGCCATCGCCCTGTTCCGCGGCGGTGGCCGGCCCGACTTCACCCCGGCCGATGTCGACGTGCTGCGGCGGCTGTCCGCGCCGGTGGCCACGGCCCTGCGCCGGACCGTCCACCGGGCACCGGGCGGCGACCCTGCTCCGGGCCCGGCCGAGGCGGGGGTGTTCCTGCTCGACCAGGACCTGCGGCTGCTCTCGGAGAATCCGGCCGCGAAACTCTGGCGGGACGAGTTGGTCTCGTCGGGGACGGAGCTGCCCGTCGCGGTCCTGGAGGTCGCCGCGCTGGGGAAGCGCACGACGCTGCCGGCGCACGGGCGGCTCCGCGGCGGTTCGGGCCGGTGGCTGTCGGTCCATGCCTCGCCGCTGAGCGGCGGCCCGCACCCGGCAGTCCTCGCCGTCACGATGCACCCGGCACCGGCCGCCGACGTGGCCGAGGTGCTGCTGCTCGCGTACGGGCTCACCCCGCGCGAGCGGGACGTCCTGGCGCGGGTCGTCGCCGGCCTGCCGTCGCGGGTCATCGCCGCGGAACTGCACATCACCGCGGCCACCGTGCAGGACCACCTGAAGAGCGTCTTCGCGAAGACCGGTGTCCGCAGCCGCCGCGAACTGGTGGCGACGATCCTGGACTTGTGA
- a CDS encoding Scr1 family TA system antitoxin-like transcriptional regulator — protein MTDPRPARVPSPRSLRASAEGCDAHVRPAAPDPYGPHDRFGPHPARPRPEPSPLPPGRPAPAQPPVGAVVFGLALQSLRRGSASGANPVRGRADAARSIGAGTRAITRLEGALGGHGIGPDARHALLARYGMTDPETRDATARLLHAPDPAALHDSGPGWPQRLAACVGRAGRVRTYALTVFPRVLWTAGYAHALCTAHRMPPGRFTPPARVPEGVPITALLDEMVLCHLWNVDLDPAVTAAQLDHVLGLVADGTLTVRVIGMHAQPTGAAMITELARAGGRHHLFAEEYDDFSGVHYRTAPSPGPYPGLLDTAESRAMSPTDSLAVLQAARHHATPSPSGGR, from the coding sequence ATGACGGACCCGCGCCCGGCGCGCGTCCCGAGCCCACGGTCCCTGCGCGCCTCAGCCGAAGGGTGCGACGCGCACGTCCGCCCCGCCGCACCCGACCCGTACGGCCCGCACGACCGGTTCGGCCCGCACCCCGCACGCCCCCGGCCCGAGCCGTCACCCCTGCCGCCCGGCCGCCCCGCTCCCGCCCAACCCCCGGTCGGCGCGGTCGTGTTCGGGCTGGCCCTCCAGTCGCTGCGCCGCGGCTCCGCCTCCGGCGCGAACCCGGTACGCGGCCGGGCCGACGCGGCCCGGTCCATCGGCGCCGGCACCCGGGCGATCACCCGCCTGGAAGGCGCGCTCGGCGGCCACGGCATCGGCCCGGATGCCCGCCACGCCCTGCTCGCGCGCTACGGCATGACCGACCCCGAAACCCGCGACGCGACCGCCCGGCTCCTCCACGCGCCCGATCCGGCGGCACTGCACGACAGCGGCCCCGGCTGGCCGCAGCGGCTCGCGGCCTGCGTCGGCCGGGCAGGCAGGGTCCGCACCTACGCCCTGACGGTCTTCCCGCGCGTGCTGTGGACGGCCGGCTACGCCCACGCGCTGTGCACCGCCCACCGGATGCCGCCCGGCCGGTTCACGCCACCGGCCCGGGTGCCCGAGGGGGTGCCGATCACCGCGCTCCTGGACGAGATGGTCCTGTGCCACCTGTGGAACGTCGACCTCGACCCGGCCGTGACCGCCGCCCAACTCGACCATGTGCTCGGCCTCGTGGCCGACGGCACCCTCACCGTCCGGGTGATCGGGATGCACGCCCAGCCCACCGGCGCCGCCATGATCACCGAACTCGCCCGCGCCGGCGGCCGCCACCACCTCTTCGCCGAGGAGTACGACGACTTCTCCGGCGTCCACTACCGCACCGCCCCCTCCCCCGGCCCCTACCCCGGCCTCCTCGACACCGCGGAGAGCCGCGCCATGTCCCCCACCGACAGCCTCGCCGTCCTCCAGGCGGCCCGCCACCACGCCACCCCCTCACCCAGCGGCGGCCGTTGA
- a CDS encoding roadblock/LC7 domain-containing protein, translating into MIPTVHPEVQKTVEEYLAPVAGVRGALVVAADGLPLCGYELDDERVEHWAALGATMMGVARRAAERAEGGGIRTLVVDMHDGRIVLSEAGSDSVLVVIAAADAELDPAGPELAALGAQLVGILGAGVPGAEGDGPS; encoded by the coding sequence ATGATCCCCACCGTCCACCCCGAAGTGCAGAAGACCGTCGAGGAGTACCTCGCACCGGTCGCGGGGGTGCGCGGCGCCCTGGTGGTCGCGGCGGACGGGCTGCCGCTGTGCGGGTACGAACTGGACGACGAACGCGTCGAGCACTGGGCGGCGTTGGGCGCCACCATGATGGGCGTCGCGCGGCGGGCCGCGGAGCGGGCCGAGGGCGGCGGCATCCGGACGCTGGTGGTCGACATGCACGACGGGCGGATCGTGCTCTCCGAGGCGGGCTCGGACAGCGTGCTGGTGGTGATAGCCGCGGCGGACGCGGAACTCGACCCGGCCGGACCCGAACTCGCCGCGCTCGGAGCGCAGTTGGTCGGCATCCTCGGTGCGGGTGTGCCGGGCGCCGAGGGGGACGGCCCGTCATGA
- a CDS encoding helix-turn-helix domain-containing protein, with translation MSERRAAPTVLQISLGRRLRDLRESVGLSAAQAGERIRVAQSTVTRLEGARTSLNYATVKALLELYGVTGPEAADFLTLVDKANESGWWQSYRDVLPGRFGVYVSLESAASQIRSYEPQVVPGLLQTPAYCEAVIRLGFPRESDDEVRRRVALRLQRQNVLTRADSPPFLWAVIDETAIRRPAGDRAVMAEQIERLMETADLPNVALQLHPFEAGLHRGAFGPFTLFRFPIPDFPDIACVDSLLGTAYRDESAEVELYRQTFEHLMTGALARRRTKGFLDGLRKEYLR, from the coding sequence GTGAGTGAACGGCGTGCTGCTCCCACGGTGTTGCAGATCTCGCTCGGCCGGCGGCTGCGGGACCTGCGCGAGTCGGTGGGGTTATCGGCGGCGCAGGCAGGTGAGCGCATTCGCGTGGCGCAGTCCACCGTCACCCGGCTCGAAGGCGCCAGGACATCGCTCAACTACGCGACCGTCAAAGCCCTGTTGGAGCTGTACGGCGTCACCGGGCCCGAGGCCGCTGACTTCCTGACCCTGGTCGACAAGGCCAACGAGTCCGGCTGGTGGCAGAGTTACCGCGACGTGCTGCCGGGCAGGTTCGGGGTGTACGTCAGCCTGGAGAGCGCCGCCTCCCAGATCCGCAGCTACGAACCCCAGGTGGTGCCCGGGCTGCTCCAGACCCCGGCCTACTGCGAGGCGGTCATCCGGCTCGGCTTCCCCCGGGAGTCCGACGACGAGGTGCGCCGCAGGGTCGCGCTGCGGCTCCAGCGGCAGAACGTGCTGACCCGCGCCGACAGCCCGCCGTTCCTGTGGGCGGTGATCGACGAGACCGCGATCCGGCGGCCGGCCGGCGACCGCGCGGTGATGGCCGAGCAGATCGAGCGGCTGATGGAGACCGCCGACCTGCCGAACGTGGCGCTCCAGCTGCATCCGTTCGAAGCCGGCCTGCACCGGGGCGCGTTCGGGCCGTTCACGCTCTTCCGCTTCCCGATCCCGGACTTCCCGGACATCGCGTGCGTCGACAGCCTCCTGGGCACCGCGTACCGGGACGAGAGCGCCGAAGTCGAGCTCTACCGGCAGACGTTCGAGCATCTGATGACCGGAGCGCTGGCGAGGCGACGCACCAAGGGCTTTCTGGACGGCCTGCGCAAGGAGTACCTGCGATGA
- a CDS encoding DUF397 domain-containing protein, producing MNPPPALYAPHVPHAPAALGAEGWSRPWSGTNGEACVEVKVLVGGRVAVRQSTDPGGPALIFPAEAMAMFVAAAKDGRADFLARPDLP from the coding sequence ATGAATCCGCCGCCCGCGCTGTACGCCCCGCACGTTCCGCATGCCCCCGCCGCCCTCGGTGCCGAGGGCTGGTCCCGCCCGTGGAGCGGCACCAACGGCGAAGCGTGCGTGGAGGTCAAGGTGCTCGTCGGCGGCCGGGTCGCGGTCCGGCAGTCGACCGACCCCGGCGGTCCCGCGCTGATCTTCCCCGCGGAGGCGATGGCGATGTTCGTGGCCGCCGCCAAGGACGGCCGGGCGGACTTCCTGGCCCGCCCCGACCTCCCCTGA